A genomic window from Flintibacter sp. KGMB00164 includes:
- a CDS encoding sigma-70 family RNA polymerase sigma factor: protein METPQPPPPTDEALCLQAAAGSAAAEEELVRRYGRLVRACARPLFLAGGDSEDLFQEGMLGLLSAIRGFDARRDASFRTYAEVCVRNRLYSAVRAAQGDKHLPLNHSVSFEPPLFDGPNAYLFSSEESPEDVIIGREELRERLDALKGQLSELEGKILPPYLSGLTCAEIAKRVGRSPKSVDNAVQRIRRKVARQTSSGASSES, encoded by the coding sequence TTGGAAACGCCCCAGCCTCCGCCTCCCACAGACGAGGCGCTGTGTCTCCAGGCGGCAGCAGGAAGCGCCGCTGCGGAGGAAGAGCTGGTCCGCCGCTACGGCCGCTTGGTGCGTGCCTGCGCCCGCCCCCTGTTTTTGGCAGGAGGGGACAGCGAGGACCTGTTTCAGGAGGGTATGCTGGGTTTGCTGTCCGCCATCCGTGGCTTTGATGCCCGGCGGGACGCATCTTTCCGGACCTATGCGGAGGTTTGTGTCCGCAACCGCCTGTACAGCGCGGTCCGCGCTGCTCAGGGGGATAAGCATCTTCCACTTAATCACAGTGTCTCTTTCGAACCCCCTCTTTTTGACGGCCCGAACGCGTATCTGTTTTCCAGCGAAGAGAGCCCAGAAGACGTCATCATCGGCAGGGAGGAACTGAGAGAGCGCCTTGACGCTCTGAAGGGCCAGTTATCTGAGCTCGAAGGGAAAATCCTGCCGCCCTACTTAAGCGGTCTCACTTGTGCAGAGATTGCAAAACGGGTCGGTCGGTCTCCAAAGTCCGTGGACAACGCCGTGCAGCGCATCCGCCGCAAGGTGGCCCGGCAAACTTCTTCCGGCGCATCCAGCGAGAGCTGA
- a CDS encoding zinc-ribbon domain containing protein, protein MYEDKILVCKECGNEFTFTAGEQEFYAERGFQNEPQRCKACRDARKNAARGPREYFTATCAACGGEARVPFEPKSDRPVYCSECFAKMREQQG, encoded by the coding sequence ATGTACGAAGACAAGATCCTGGTATGCAAAGAGTGCGGCAACGAGTTCACCTTTACCGCTGGTGAGCAGGAGTTTTACGCTGAGCGCGGCTTCCAGAACGAGCCCCAGCGCTGCAAAGCTTGCCGTGACGCCCGCAAGAACGCTGCCCGCGGCCCCCGTGAGTACTTCACTGCCACCTGCGCTGCCTGCGGCGGCGAGGCTCGCGTTCCTTTCGAGCCCAAGTCTGACCGTCCTGTCTACTGCAGCGAGTGCTTCGCCAAGATGCGCGAGCAGCAGGGCTAA
- a CDS encoding helix-turn-helix transcriptional regulator — translation MTTGEIIQRERTRLGLSQEKLAEQVGVSRQAVSKWELGDAVPDTDKLVPLARALGISVDTLLDHHPQETEETPKEIEEKKPGWLALHWYWIGVPLSLWGAARLIPMLFAVWFLLTMSQASSGILLYLPYLILFLTALAGGVLIVILGRRSVRQRYGLKPLMPPPWKGARELMARRWYWLGALLAGASVLGGVLRVSASQALYDQIETDRQNLNMYQGDALWEKLYQIPEGYLNGDGYLQAVALRNQGLLILVLGVVLGAVLFFLGRRIVCRRWKENKEKSIAK, via the coding sequence ATGACGACCGGAGAAATCATCCAAAGAGAGCGTACCCGCCTGGGCCTGTCCCAGGAAAAGCTGGCCGAGCAGGTGGGGGTGTCCCGCCAGGCGGTGAGCAAGTGGGAGCTGGGGGACGCAGTACCTGACACGGACAAGCTGGTTCCTTTGGCCCGGGCATTAGGAATCTCGGTAGACACTCTGTTGGACCACCACCCTCAGGAGACAGAGGAGACACCAAAAGAGATAGAGGAGAAAAAGCCGGGGTGGCTGGCCCTCCACTGGTACTGGATCGGGGTGCCCCTGAGCTTGTGGGGGGCGGCCCGGCTGATCCCAATGCTGTTTGCGGTCTGGTTCCTGCTGACGATGTCCCAGGCGTCCTCTGGTATCCTGTTGTATCTGCCATACCTTATCCTGTTCCTGACAGCGCTGGCGGGAGGTGTGCTGATAGTGATTCTGGGACGGCGTTCTGTCCGGCAAAGGTACGGCCTGAAACCCTTGATGCCGCCCCCCTGGAAGGGAGCGCGGGAGCTGATGGCTCGACGGTGGTACTGGCTGGGAGCCCTTCTGGCCGGTGCCAGTGTGCTGGGGGGCGTGTTGCGGGTGTCCGCTTCCCAAGCCCTCTATGACCAGATAGAAACTGATCGGCAAAACCTGAATATGTATCAGGGAGACGCGTTGTGGGAGAAGCTCTACCAAATCCCGGAGGGGTATCTCAATGGAGATGGCTACTTACAGGCGGTTGCCCTGCGCAATCAGGGCCTCTTGATCTTGGTATTGGGTGTGGTTTTGGGCGCGGTGCTCTTTTTTCTGGGGCGCCGGATCGTTTGCCGCCGCTGGAAAGAAAACAAGGAAAAATCCATTGCAAAATAG
- a CDS encoding DUF1858 domain-containing protein produces MTITKDTIIGDILNIAPQTAPLFMNIGMHCLGCPASRGETVEQACMVHGVDPDELLAAVNKMIAEGE; encoded by the coding sequence ATGACCATTACTAAAGACACCATCATTGGTGATATTCTGAACATCGCCCCTCAGACTGCGCCCCTGTTCATGAACATCGGCATGCACTGCCTGGGCTGCCCCGCTTCCCGGGGTGAGACCGTGGAGCAGGCCTGCATGGTTCACGGGGTGGATCCCGACGAGCTGCTGGCCGCGGTCAACAAGATGATCGCCGAGGGCGAATAA
- a CDS encoding flavodoxin family protein: MKLVLFMGSPRKNGNTAALAAPFLEECGQLGVEVETVWLYDKTILPCLGCKTCQDRMDGLGCVREDDVPDLFGAMERSDTIVLATPIYGWFCTAPMKALMDRAVYAGTKNYGRVKGPSLLRGKNLATIVTCGYPPEKGADLWEAGLRRWCRHSGLHWQGMLYGRDMGPGVPFLTEDKLAAARDFARSLSQKAGGEDL, from the coding sequence ATGAAATTGGTGCTGTTCATGGGAAGCCCCAGGAAAAATGGCAATACCGCCGCCCTGGCGGCACCCTTCCTGGAGGAGTGCGGACAGTTGGGGGTCGAGGTAGAAACCGTTTGGCTTTATGACAAGACCATCTTGCCCTGTCTGGGCTGCAAGACCTGCCAGGACCGGATGGACGGCCTGGGCTGCGTGCGGGAAGACGATGTGCCTGACCTGTTCGGAGCTATGGAACGCAGCGATACTATCGTTCTGGCCACCCCCATTTACGGTTGGTTCTGTACCGCACCCATGAAGGCTCTGATGGACCGGGCGGTATACGCCGGCACCAAAAATTACGGCCGGGTAAAGGGACCGTCCCTGCTCCGGGGTAAGAACCTTGCCACCATCGTCACCTGCGGTTATCCTCCGGAGAAGGGAGCTGACCTGTGGGAGGCTGGGCTGCGCCGGTGGTGCCGCCACAGCGGATTACATTGGCAGGGGATGCTCTATGGCCGGGATATGGGCCCCGGTGTCCCATTTTTAACAGAAGACAAGCTGGCCGCCGCCCGGGATTTTGCCCGGTCGCTTTCCCAAAAGGCCGGCGGGGAGGACTTATGA
- a CDS encoding class I SAM-dependent methyltransferase: MKQHIELSPRLRLAADLVPQGARLADVGTDHAYLPACLLLEGKIPWAIASDLRKGPLDRARETARQYGCGDKMAFRLCNGLAGIRPGEVDAIVIAGMGGETIAQILEAAPWVLEEKIPLILQPMSSLPELREWLGQHGYAIAKEQLAREGETLYVVMRVTAGEMGTQTPGQLWAGRQSRDPLRGEYLDHLTRKLRRALDGMSKGKGEQIQARRQALEGVYEEMLAMKEEWQQWQL, translated from the coding sequence ATGAAACAACATATCGAGCTCTCGCCCCGGCTGCGGCTGGCGGCTGATCTGGTGCCCCAGGGGGCGCGGCTGGCCGATGTGGGCACCGACCACGCCTATTTGCCCGCCTGCCTGCTGCTGGAGGGCAAGATCCCCTGGGCCATTGCCTCCGACCTGCGGAAGGGTCCGCTGGACCGTGCCCGTGAGACGGCCCGGCAGTATGGCTGCGGGGATAAGATGGCGTTCCGGCTGTGCAACGGCCTGGCAGGCATCCGTCCCGGTGAGGTAGACGCCATCGTCATCGCCGGGATGGGGGGCGAGACTATCGCCCAGATTCTGGAGGCCGCCCCTTGGGTTTTGGAGGAGAAGATTCCCCTGATCCTCCAGCCCATGAGCTCCCTGCCTGAGCTGCGGGAGTGGCTGGGCCAACATGGCTACGCCATTGCCAAGGAACAGCTGGCCCGGGAGGGGGAGACCCTGTATGTGGTGATGCGGGTGACGGCTGGAGAGATGGGTACTCAGACGCCCGGTCAGCTCTGGGCCGGACGGCAGAGCCGGGACCCCCTGCGGGGAGAATACCTGGATCATCTGACCCGGAAACTGCGCCGTGCCCTGGATGGCATGTCCAAAGGCAAAGGGGAGCAGATCCAGGCGCGGCGCCAGGCGCTGGAAGGCGTATATGAGGAAATGCTAGCAATGAAAGAGGAGTGGCAGCAATGGCAACTGTAA
- a CDS encoding Nif3-like dinuclear metal center hexameric protein has translation MATVKDIYCAMDEWAPFETQMDFDNAGFLVGRGEAKADKILVALDITQEVVEEAAKLGCQLIVSHHPVIFHPVKAVTDESVTGRTLLALTEAKIAAICCHTNLDAAQDGVNDCLAQALGLQEVTQLHPDGVDRAGRTYGIGRVGMCHQPGMSAADYAGRVKLLLGAAGVRYTDGGRPVRRVAVGGGACGSMLADAVAMGCDTFVTADVKYDQFLEARALGVNLLDAGHYATENVICDRVAQYLSQRFPEVSVLVSHRHKEACACV, from the coding sequence ATGGCAACTGTAAAGGATATTTACTGTGCAATGGATGAGTGGGCCCCCTTTGAGACCCAGATGGATTTTGACAATGCCGGTTTTCTGGTGGGCCGGGGAGAAGCTAAGGCAGACAAGATTCTGGTGGCGCTGGATATCACCCAGGAGGTGGTGGAGGAGGCGGCCAAGCTGGGCTGTCAGCTCATTGTGTCCCACCACCCGGTGATCTTCCACCCGGTCAAGGCGGTCACCGATGAGAGCGTCACCGGGCGCACCCTGTTGGCTCTGACGGAGGCGAAAATCGCCGCCATCTGCTGCCACACCAATCTGGACGCTGCCCAGGACGGGGTGAACGACTGTTTGGCCCAGGCGCTGGGTCTTCAGGAGGTCACCCAGCTCCACCCCGATGGAGTGGACCGGGCGGGCCGCACCTACGGCATCGGCCGGGTGGGGATGTGCCACCAGCCCGGCATGAGCGCGGCGGACTACGCCGGCCGGGTCAAGCTGCTGCTGGGCGCAGCGGGAGTGCGGTACACCGATGGAGGCCGCCCGGTACGCCGTGTGGCAGTGGGCGGCGGCGCCTGCGGCTCCATGCTGGCCGATGCGGTGGCCATGGGCTGTGACACCTTCGTCACTGCCGATGTGAAGTATGACCAGTTCCTGGAGGCCCGGGCGCTGGGCGTCAACCTGCTGGACGCCGGCCACTACGCCACCGAGAACGTGATCTGCGACCGGGTGGCTCAGTACCTGTCCCAGCGCTTTCCTGAGGTAAGCGTGCTGGTCTCCCACCGGCACAAGGAAGCCTGCGCCTGCGTGTAA